One segment of Vagococcus martis DNA contains the following:
- a CDS encoding bifunctional metallophosphatase/5'-nucleotidase has translation MKKVQTLVNKLVTLTLVSSYLIGGVATVATAQESTVNSNTSEVVEKTETTTSSQESTIDSQKTTEGEKAPTDSQTLKQTQGSSERSVNKETKETPETKKTVPVQILGFNDFHGAINTTGSAYLDSKISNVGKAAFLSAELDQAEQQFKQTNKNGQSIRVQAGDLVGASPSNSALLQDEPTIKIMNRLNIKLGILGNHEFDEGLPEFNRIIEGQAPIKGSVQDTEIINNYAREKSNMQILSANVIDKKTQKSPFGYAPYAIETFGDVKVGFIGVVTDEIPNLVLAQHVKDYSFIDPAQAIVDNAKELRNQGVNAIVVIGHTGASGVDSSLGGETTEIITKMNQLDPENSVDAFFAGHSHTYANGVYKNVRVIQGTSQGKAFSNVLGDIDVETQDFVDTPKGEVLPVLTDKSTPTSTLTPNAEVQAIVADADKRISTLVNEVIGKTSDGKLISRDVNNANEQESALGNLITDGQLQIARETFKDDNIPIDFAITNNGGIRADLQVTDNGDITWGAAQAVQPFGNVMQVVSIKGADLIEALNQQFIQHYFLQVAGMAYTFTGEVSKNADGTNHDTRKIKDVTVISEKGDKTPLKADKTYNVVINDFLFGGGDGFSAFTKGTLIGALDPDTNIFVNYIKSQKTVSAKVEGRKKQAAASNEKEKNLTILGTTDVHGNIWNYSYEDNKEAGNGLAKVSTYANTVREEKGKDNVVLVDNGDIIQGTILTDDLYNVNPDLLKLEHPIIKAMNVIGYDSMTLGNHEFNFGQDVIKKLVKEATFPILSANTYIKKDGKHLVEPYTVVEKNGLKVAILGMTIPDIPLWDGPRVENLEFKGLEEEAKKQVKLIEEKEKPDVIIASIHAGLDNSRAESAAINVVKHVTEIDAFIVGHDHKTIATKIKDVNGVEKPVAGSKDTGSEMSRIELDMAYNDKTKKWEVKTSTVADVNLTKVEADNAVKEATKEAHEATAKYIQEEIGKASDNFLPEQQVPGIPEAQMGPTALISLINHVQLKATKADVAAASLFKADSQLNKGPITYSNIFDIYKYANTLVGVNITGKNLKEYMEDSAKYYNQYKDGDLTVSFGGSGDLDSKIRVYNYDMFAGVDYQIDVSKPVGKRIINPTINGKPIDDNKEYKLAVNNYRYGNLQKNGWVTKEPYVDTDPDTLRGLIASYIKEMKVITPKDELVTNWKIVGADGLTHFLRPVMIDAVKNGTLAIESTPNNRTPNINTITISDLIEKDLVGRVSVSTLEKTIQTAEKSTDKNLKEMTKKAKKVLAEATSLNSQLGSARDDNGQAQAIIDQYNKELEDAIKKADNGTQPEESKPEKPVIKLEINKLETILNTASKKDPARYDKQAWDQFAKLVKEANDLLEQVKKGQASSNITQKQIDEMTKRVTDQLAALEKHLVKDEPTTESTEESNGASSKGNTPYIGSQSKQTSTKNLPKTGEKKQTYHLVGLTLIMGVSTIVYIKKTKKAA, from the coding sequence TTGAAAAAGGTTCAAACGTTGGTAAATAAATTAGTAACACTGACATTAGTGAGTAGTTATCTAATTGGGGGAGTGGCAACTGTTGCCACAGCACAAGAATCGACAGTCAACTCAAATACTAGTGAGGTGGTTGAAAAAACCGAGACAACAACTAGTTCACAAGAGAGTACAATAGACAGTCAAAAAACAACTGAAGGGGAAAAGGCACCAACAGACAGTCAGACTCTTAAACAAACGCAAGGATCAAGTGAGCGTTCTGTCAACAAAGAAACAAAAGAAACACCGGAGACTAAAAAAACTGTTCCTGTCCAAATTTTAGGATTTAATGATTTTCATGGAGCCATTAATACAACAGGTTCAGCCTATCTTGATTCTAAAATTTCAAACGTTGGGAAAGCTGCTTTCCTATCAGCTGAATTAGATCAAGCAGAACAACAATTTAAACAAACGAATAAAAATGGGCAGTCTATTCGTGTACAAGCTGGAGATTTAGTTGGTGCTAGTCCGTCTAACTCTGCACTTCTACAAGATGAGCCGACGATAAAGATTATGAACCGACTTAATATCAAACTTGGTATTTTAGGAAACCATGAATTTGATGAAGGGTTACCAGAGTTTAATCGTATCATTGAAGGACAAGCACCAATTAAAGGAAGTGTCCAAGACACTGAAATCATCAATAACTACGCTCGCGAAAAATCAAACATGCAAATTTTATCGGCAAATGTGATTGATAAAAAAACACAAAAAAGTCCGTTTGGTTATGCACCATATGCAATCGAAACATTTGGTGATGTAAAAGTTGGGTTTATTGGGGTCGTGACAGATGAAATTCCAAACCTAGTTTTAGCACAGCACGTCAAAGATTATTCATTCATTGACCCAGCACAAGCTATTGTAGACAACGCTAAAGAGTTGAGAAATCAAGGTGTTAATGCAATTGTTGTCATTGGCCATACTGGGGCGTCTGGCGTGGATAGCTCACTTGGCGGGGAGACTACCGAAATCATTACTAAAATGAATCAGTTGGATCCTGAAAACAGTGTCGATGCTTTTTTTGCAGGACACAGCCATACGTATGCGAATGGTGTGTACAAAAATGTGCGTGTGATTCAAGGAACATCACAAGGTAAAGCTTTTTCCAATGTTTTGGGAGACATTGATGTTGAAACACAAGACTTTGTTGACACACCAAAAGGAGAAGTTTTACCAGTCTTAACAGATAAGTCTACTCCTACGTCAACACTGACACCAAACGCTGAGGTTCAAGCAATCGTTGCAGACGCTGATAAACGCATTTCAACGTTAGTTAATGAAGTGATTGGAAAAACAAGTGATGGAAAACTAATTTCACGTGATGTTAACAATGCCAACGAACAAGAATCAGCTTTAGGTAACTTGATTACTGATGGTCAGTTACAAATTGCTAGAGAAACCTTTAAAGATGACAATATCCCAATAGATTTTGCCATCACAAATAATGGTGGTATTCGAGCAGACTTACAAGTAACGGATAATGGCGATATAACTTGGGGAGCAGCTCAAGCAGTTCAACCATTTGGTAATGTCATGCAAGTGGTGTCAATTAAAGGCGCTGACTTGATTGAAGCGCTAAATCAACAATTCATTCAACATTATTTCTTACAAGTAGCTGGGATGGCTTATACCTTTACAGGTGAGGTATCAAAAAATGCTGATGGAACGAATCACGACACGAGAAAAATAAAAGACGTGACAGTTATTTCTGAAAAAGGGGATAAAACACCTCTTAAAGCAGATAAAACATATAACGTTGTTATCAATGATTTCTTATTTGGTGGTGGAGATGGGTTTTCAGCCTTTACAAAAGGGACACTGATTGGTGCACTTGACCCTGATACAAACATTTTTGTCAATTACATCAAATCACAAAAAACTGTGTCAGCCAAAGTAGAAGGACGCAAAAAACAAGCAGCCGCATCAAATGAAAAAGAAAAAAATCTAACTATTCTAGGGACAACAGATGTGCACGGAAACATTTGGAACTACTCTTATGAAGATAACAAAGAAGCAGGTAATGGTTTAGCAAAAGTATCAACTTACGCTAATACAGTTAGAGAAGAAAAAGGAAAAGACAACGTTGTTTTGGTTGATAACGGTGACATTATTCAAGGAACGATTTTAACTGACGACTTATATAATGTGAACCCTGACTTACTTAAATTAGAGCACCCAATCATTAAAGCAATGAATGTGATTGGCTATGATTCCATGACTTTAGGTAATCACGAATTCAATTTTGGACAAGACGTGATTAAAAAACTAGTCAAAGAAGCGACATTCCCAATCCTTTCAGCTAATACTTATATTAAAAAAGATGGCAAACATTTAGTTGAGCCATACACAGTGGTAGAAAAAAATGGCTTGAAAGTGGCTATTTTAGGAATGACTATTCCGGATATTCCATTATGGGATGGCCCAAGAGTTGAAAATCTAGAGTTTAAAGGCTTAGAAGAAGAAGCGAAGAAACAAGTGAAACTCATTGAAGAAAAAGAAAAACCAGACGTGATTATTGCGTCAATTCATGCAGGATTAGATAATTCACGTGCCGAAAGTGCCGCAATTAATGTGGTGAAACATGTGACGGAGATTGACGCGTTTATCGTAGGTCATGACCATAAAACAATCGCAACCAAAATTAAAGACGTTAACGGTGTAGAAAAACCTGTTGCTGGATCAAAAGATACTGGGTCAGAGATGAGCCGTATTGAGTTAGACATGGCTTATAATGATAAAACAAAAAAATGGGAAGTAAAAACGTCAACTGTCGCTGATGTTAATTTAACAAAAGTTGAAGCTGACAACGCGGTAAAAGAAGCAACGAAAGAAGCACATGAGGCAACCGCAAAATACATTCAAGAAGAAATCGGAAAAGCATCTGATAATTTCTTACCAGAGCAACAAGTACCTGGCATTCCTGAAGCACAAATGGGACCAACTGCTTTGATTTCACTGATTAATCATGTGCAATTAAAAGCAACCAAAGCAGATGTTGCAGCAGCATCATTATTTAAAGCAGATAGCCAGTTAAATAAAGGGCCAATTACGTATTCTAATATTTTTGATATTTACAAATACGCTAATACATTAGTTGGTGTCAACATCACTGGTAAGAACTTAAAAGAATACATGGAAGACAGTGCCAAATATTATAACCAATACAAAGACGGAGACTTAACTGTTAGCTTTGGTGGTAGTGGTGATTTAGATAGTAAAATCCGTGTGTATAATTATGACATGTTCGCTGGTGTTGACTATCAAATTGATGTGTCAAAACCTGTTGGAAAACGTATCATCAACCCAACAATCAATGGTAAACCTATTGATGATAATAAAGAATACAAATTAGCAGTAAATAACTATCGCTATGGCAATCTACAAAAAAATGGTTGGGTAACAAAAGAACCATACGTTGATACAGACCCAGATACATTGCGAGGATTAATTGCAAGCTACATTAAAGAAATGAAAGTGATCACACCTAAAGATGAATTAGTAACAAATTGGAAGATTGTCGGAGCAGACGGCTTAACTCACTTCTTACGTCCGGTGATGATTGACGCAGTGAAAAATGGTACATTAGCCATTGAAAGCACGCCGAATAATCGTACGCCAAACATCAATACGATTACGATTAGTGATTTAATTGAAAAAGATTTAGTCGGTAGAGTATCTGTTTCAACTCTTGAAAAAACCATTCAAACTGCTGAAAAATCAACTGACAAAAACTTAAAAGAGATGACTAAAAAAGCGAAAAAAGTCTTAGCTGAAGCAACTTCTTTGAACTCACAACTAGGTAGTGCAAGAGATGATAATGGCCAAGCTCAGGCTATTATTGATCAATACAACAAAGAGTTAGAAGACGCGATCAAAAAAGCTGATAATGGGACTCAACCAGAAGAGAGTAAGCCAGAAAAACCAGTTATTAAACTGGAAATAAACAAATTAGAAACGATTCTGAACACTGCAAGTAAAAAAGACCCAGCTCGCTATGACAAACAAGCATGGGATCAGTTTGCTAAACTAGTGAAAGAAGCAAATGACCTGTTAGAACAAGTGAAAAAAGGGCAAGCATCAAGTAACATTACGCAAAAACAAATTGATGAAATGACAAAACGAGTGACAGACCAACTGGCTGCACTTGAAAAACATTTGGTTAAAGATGAGCCAACAACTGAATCTACTGAAGAATCAAATGGTGCATCAAGTAAAGGTAACACACCATACATTGGTAGTCAGTCAAAACAAACCTCAACGAAAAACTTACCAAAAACAGGTGAGAAGAAACAAACATATCATTTGGTTGGTTTGACTCTGATAATGGGTGTTTCAACTATTGTTTATATCAAGAAAACGAAAAAAGCAGCATAA